Part of the uncultured Desulfobacter sp. genome, AAAATTGCCCAAACAGACGGCTTTGTGGGGCGCCCGCAGATTGATTCGGCACTGCTGGACGCATATCGCCAGGGACTGATCGTGCTCACCGGCGGGCGCGGGGGTGCCGTGGATAAATTTTTGAAAGCCGGTGATCACCAGAACGCAGAGGCGCTGTTGCTGAAGTTGAAATCAATTGTCGGACCGCAGAATCTGTTGGTGGAGCTGCAGGACAATGGCCGTGCCGGCGAGATAGAGATGAACCGTCTGCTGTGGGATCTGGCAAAAACGTGCGGGGTGGCATGCGTTGTGACCGGCGGCCCCTTTTACCTTGATCCTGGCGACGCCGCGGCGTGCAATCGGCTGCGTGAAGCAAACGGCAACAATCCGCTTTACGGCGACGGGTTTAATTTCCGGTCCGGGGCGGCCCAGGCCTCTCGATTTGAAAAATATCCCGACGCTTTAAAGAACAGTGTGGAAATTGCCCGTCGGTGTTCGTTTTTGTAAAAAAATAGACACA contains:
- a CDS encoding PHP domain-containing protein, whose translation is MHNYTELHIHTTHTAGNSVLTIDDAVQRAKEYGMTALGIMDSGTMGGVDAFVDACRKARITPIVGCGFYLTLGDHCQKADQKYHLPVMAENGTGLENLRALDKIAQTDGFVGRPQIDSALLDAYRQGLIVLTGGRGGAVDKFLKAGDHQNAEALLLKLKSIVGPQNLLVELQDNGRAGEIEMNRLLWDLAKTCGVACVVTGGPFYLDPGDAAACNRLREANGNNPLYGDGFNFRSGAAQASRFEKYPDALKNSVEIARRCSFL